The Paracoccus sediminicola genome has a segment encoding these proteins:
- a CDS encoding aldehyde dehydrogenase family protein: MNAENPRDLPRVTYSNIREDFSGVHDHFDGVLPRVRETMLGQDQPNLIDGQDDRAGAEMTAQSPIDRRLTLGRFVAADADAVNRAFAAARRAQPEWAASGWAHRVAVLRKAADVLEDRKYEVSAACLFEVGKSRMEAIGEIEETVDIIRTYAGFMEEAQGFDVDLDRVNPGEETFDKMRPFGVFGVIAPFNFPVALSVGMTSAALLAGNAVVYKPSPDAALTGRLLAEIYRDAGVPAGVFNLVCGGEETGRAIAGHPDLDGIAFTGSHRVGMELLREVGAGGQHARPVLAEMGGKNPCYVTGSATLDDAVSGLVRSAYGLQGQKCSACSVAFLHDDIHDDAVARLRDAANAVKIGDPAERDVFMGPLINDTSLDRFLNAVQEAKAAGATVHGGERLSGGIYDHGCYVSPALVTGLPDDHWLHREELFAPFLTVRRFSDLAEAITRGNAVQFGLTAGIYTGDQSELDLFLNRAAAGALYANRPSGATTGAWPGTQTFCGWKGSGTGSKGGLGAWYLPQFMREQSHTIMRPAG, from the coding sequence ATGAATGCCGAGAACCCGCGCGATCTGCCGCGTGTGACCTATTCCAATATCCGCGAGGATTTCTCTGGGGTGCATGACCATTTCGACGGGGTGCTGCCTCGGGTCCGCGAGACTATGCTGGGCCAGGATCAACCCAACCTGATCGACGGGCAGGATGACCGCGCGGGCGCTGAGATGACGGCACAGAGCCCGATCGATCGCCGCCTGACCCTCGGTCGATTCGTTGCCGCCGATGCGGATGCCGTGAACCGCGCATTCGCCGCGGCAAGGCGCGCCCAGCCAGAGTGGGCTGCATCTGGCTGGGCGCATCGGGTGGCGGTGCTGCGCAAGGCTGCGGATGTGCTGGAGGATCGTAAATACGAGGTTTCGGCAGCTTGCCTGTTCGAGGTCGGAAAATCTCGGATGGAGGCAATCGGCGAGATCGAGGAAACGGTCGACATCATCCGCACCTATGCCGGGTTCATGGAAGAGGCGCAGGGCTTCGACGTGGATCTCGACCGCGTCAATCCGGGCGAGGAGACATTCGACAAGATGCGCCCCTTCGGCGTGTTCGGCGTCATCGCACCTTTCAACTTCCCCGTCGCGCTCTCGGTGGGAATGACCTCGGCGGCGCTGCTTGCGGGGAATGCGGTGGTCTATAAACCCAGCCCCGACGCCGCGCTGACCGGGCGCCTGCTGGCAGAGATCTATCGCGATGCAGGCGTGCCCGCGGGGGTTTTCAACCTGGTTTGCGGCGGCGAGGAAACCGGCCGCGCCATCGCTGGCCATCCCGATCTGGACGGCATCGCCTTCACCGGCTCGCATCGGGTGGGGATGGAGCTGCTGCGAGAGGTCGGCGCAGGCGGACAACACGCGCGCCCGGTTCTGGCCGAGATGGGCGGCAAGAACCCGTGCTATGTTACCGGCTCCGCGACGCTCGACGACGCTGTGTCGGGGCTGGTGCGCTCGGCCTATGGGTTACAGGGTCAGAAATGCTCGGCCTGCTCGGTCGCGTTTCTGCACGACGATATACACGACGATGCCGTCGCCCGGCTGCGAGACGCCGCGAATGCCGTTAAGATAGGCGATCCGGCGGAACGCGACGTGTTCATGGGTCCGCTCATCAATGACACGTCGCTGGACCGCTTCCTGAATGCAGTTCAAGAGGCAAAGGCGGCGGGTGCGACGGTGCATGGCGGCGAACGGCTCAGCGGCGGGATCTACGATCACGGTTGCTATGTCAGCCCGGCGCTCGTCACCGGCCTGCCGGACGATCACTGGCTGCATCGCGAAGAGCTGTTTGCGCCGTTTCTGACCGTGCGCCGGTTCAGCGATCTGGCCGAAGCGATCACTCGCGGCAATGCGGTGCAATTCGGGCTGACGGCAGGGATCTATACCGGCGACCAGTCCGAGCTGGACCTGTTCCTGAACCGCGCCGCCGCCGGGGCGCTTTATGCGAACCGTCCCAGCGGGGCGACGACCGGCGCCTGGCCTGGCACCCAGACCTTCTGCGGCTGGAAAGGTTCGGGGACCGGTTCGAAAGGCGGACTTGGGGCATGGTATTTGCCGCAATTTATGCGAGAACAGAGTCACACGATCATGCGACCGGCTGGCTAA
- a CDS encoding aspartate aminotransferase family protein, with the protein MSDPVLHRIVGSTPPRAAAASGCWIVDEAGNRYLDASSGAAVSALGHAHPALIEAVTSQLMTLDYAHTGFFTSAPAQDLAARLVELSDGAFASVYFVNDGSEAVEAALKLARQAALQRGEESRRRIIARRQSYHGNTLGALGVSGHLARRQGFAPLLTEAHFTAPCYEYRHRRPDETAEDYGARLISELAAEIAEMGGDTVLAVIAETVSGATIGAATPVPGYLRGLRTLCDQHGITLILDEVMCGAGRTGHFFAFEAEGVTPDLCTMAKGLAAGVQPIGAVLVSGQMRDALARDGGAIRNGHTYSAHPVACAAALAATAEISNEDMLARVRELGDELAEALAARLGAHPHVGDLRGRGLLRGIELVADRDSKTPFSPDLRLASRIKSAAMQTGLCVYPGSGTADGVAGDHILLAPPFICTSADIAEIVDRFARALDAALKPVLHETKFEVSS; encoded by the coding sequence ATGTCCGACCCCGTTCTTCACCGCATCGTTGGCAGCACGCCGCCGCGTGCCGCGGCGGCATCGGGTTGCTGGATCGTCGACGAGGCCGGGAATCGCTATCTCGATGCGTCATCTGGCGCGGCGGTGAGCGCGCTTGGCCATGCCCATCCGGCGCTGATCGAAGCCGTCACCTCGCAGCTCATGACGCTGGACTACGCACATACCGGATTCTTCACCTCCGCCCCTGCACAGGATCTGGCCGCACGGCTGGTCGAGTTGAGCGACGGCGCCTTTGCCTCGGTCTATTTCGTGAATGACGGCTCTGAAGCGGTCGAGGCCGCGCTGAAGCTGGCCCGGCAGGCGGCGCTTCAGCGCGGCGAGGAATCGCGCCGTCGGATCATCGCGCGGCGGCAGAGCTATCACGGCAACACGCTCGGCGCGCTTGGCGTCAGCGGGCATCTTGCGCGCCGCCAGGGCTTCGCGCCGCTTTTGACCGAGGCGCATTTCACCGCGCCATGCTATGAATATCGCCACCGTCGTCCCGACGAGACAGCGGAGGACTATGGGGCGCGCCTCATCTCCGAGCTAGCGGCCGAGATTGCCGAAATGGGCGGCGACACGGTTCTCGCCGTCATCGCCGAAACCGTGAGCGGGGCCACGATTGGGGCGGCAACGCCGGTGCCGGGCTATCTGCGCGGGCTGCGTACGCTCTGCGATCAACACGGCATCACGCTGATCCTCGACGAGGTGATGTGCGGTGCCGGGCGCACCGGGCATTTCTTCGCCTTCGAGGCCGAAGGGGTAACTCCGGATCTGTGCACCATGGCTAAGGGGCTTGCCGCCGGCGTCCAGCCCATCGGCGCGGTGCTGGTCTCGGGTCAGATGCGCGACGCGCTGGCGCGGGATGGCGGTGCGATTCGCAATGGTCATACCTATAGCGCCCACCCGGTTGCCTGCGCCGCGGCTCTGGCAGCGACCGCGGAAATCTCAAACGAAGACATGCTGGCTCGGGTGCGCGAACTCGGGGACGAACTGGCCGAAGCGCTTGCTGCCCGGCTCGGCGCGCATCCTCATGTCGGCGATCTGCGCGGGCGCGGCCTTCTGCGCGGGATCGAGCTTGTGGCGGATCGCGACAGCAAGACCCCGTTTTCGCCGGATCTGCGTCTTGCATCGCGAATCAAGTCGGCCGCGATGCAGACCGGCCTCTGTGTCTATCCGGGCAGCGGCACGGCCGATGGCGTGGCCGGCGACCACATCCTGCTGGCGCCGCCTTTCATCTGCACCAGTGCCGACATTGCCGAGATCGTGGACCGTTTCGCCCGCGCGCTTGACGCAGCGCTGAAACCGGTCCTCCACGAAACAAAATTCGAGGTGAGCTCATGA
- a CDS encoding IclR family transcriptional regulator, whose amino-acid sequence MAPRDDVSSTSGQRGQGDSLGSPLGRYVAILEALSASSVGLTRKDIELILGIPRTTTLRLLDNLIAEGMVRESNRTGTYVPGARMVRILGTDRTWLERDVRPVLRALSVETGATVFLARLIGDRVKAVLRETAPQAEVTLASPGYNFPADTTATGRIMLAHSSPAMRRRIYAALGKHGQERAAVAMFHEIVAQGYARETGEHIPGRSSLAVPVAADSAWPIEFALGLTVPHATITAHETDFLLGPLRKAAARICVGMPRRG is encoded by the coding sequence GTGGCCCCGCGTGACGACGTTTCCAGCACTTCCGGTCAACGCGGTCAGGGGGATTCCCTCGGCTCGCCGCTCGGGCGTTATGTGGCGATTCTCGAAGCGTTGTCGGCCAGCTCGGTTGGGCTGACGCGCAAGGATATCGAGCTGATACTGGGTATCCCGCGCACGACGACGCTGCGGCTGCTCGATAATCTGATCGCCGAGGGGATGGTGCGCGAATCGAACCGCACCGGCACCTATGTGCCCGGCGCGCGGATGGTCAGGATTCTCGGCACCGACCGCACCTGGCTGGAGCGTGATGTCCGCCCGGTGCTGCGGGCGCTCTCGGTCGAAACCGGGGCGACGGTGTTTCTGGCCCGTCTTATCGGGGATCGGGTCAAGGCGGTGCTGCGGGAAACCGCGCCGCAGGCCGAGGTGACGTTGGCCTCGCCCGGCTATAATTTTCCCGCTGATACCACCGCGACAGGACGTATCATGCTGGCCCATAGCAGCCCGGCGATGCGGCGACGCATCTATGCGGCGCTTGGCAAGCACGGGCAGGAACGCGCCGCCGTCGCGATGTTCCACGAGATCGTCGCGCAGGGCTATGCACGGGAAACCGGCGAACATATCCCCGGCCGCTCGAGCCTGGCCGTCCCGGTCGCGGCCGATTCCGCCTGGCCGATCGAGTTTGCGCTTGGGCTGACCGTGCCCCATGCCACGATCACCGCGCACGAGACCGATTTCCTCCTCGGTCCGCTGCGCAAGGCGGCGGCTCGGATCTGCGTCGGGATGCCGCGACGGGGGTGA
- a CDS encoding nucleotidyltransferase family protein — translation MNIIAHSRPAVVAYQDLLRLHLDERAAALTGTVESRARNGRVYLYERFRLGTEMKSRYIGEDTPELRARLDRAQILRDENDARRKRMTRLVRTLRAEGFISQDRETGSMLLAFARAGVFRLGGTLVGTSAYGLYQGELGVRMDYEELAQTGDVDLASFERLSVALQDRVEEDPGTMLSALRFDPVPGIHDRQVWRWRQSSSEAMVEFLTPAFGDETVKPLPALGVSAQALNYLNFLIADPIHAVALYRSGVLVQIPRPERYAIHKLIVADRRRDGPDQLKSRKDRAQAAFLIGVLAEDRPDELAEAYEDALSRGPRWRARIEATLDRMPEAADRLAMLG, via the coding sequence TTGAATATTATCGCTCACAGCCGACCCGCCGTGGTGGCTTATCAGGATCTGTTGCGCCTTCACTTGGATGAGCGCGCGGCGGCGCTGACCGGGACCGTCGAATCCCGCGCCCGTAATGGGCGTGTCTATCTATATGAGCGTTTCCGGCTCGGGACCGAGATGAAAAGCAGATATATCGGCGAGGACACGCCGGAACTGCGGGCGCGGCTGGACCGCGCTCAGATCCTGCGCGACGAAAACGACGCGCGGCGCAAGCGCATGACCCGGCTGGTGCGTACGCTGCGCGCCGAGGGCTTCATCAGTCAGGACCGCGAGACCGGCTCGATGCTGCTGGCTTTCGCCCGCGCCGGCGTGTTCAGGCTGGGCGGCACTCTGGTCGGGACTTCGGCCTATGGGTTGTATCAGGGCGAACTCGGCGTGCGGATGGATTACGAGGAACTCGCCCAGACCGGCGATGTCGATCTGGCCAGCTTCGAGCGGCTCTCGGTGGCGTTGCAGGACCGCGTCGAAGAAGATCCGGGCACGATGCTCTCGGCGCTGCGCTTCGACCCGGTGCCGGGGATACATGACCGGCAGGTCTGGCGGTGGCGGCAGAGCAGCTCGGAAGCGATGGTGGAGTTCCTGACCCCCGCTTTCGGAGATGAGACGGTGAAGCCGTTGCCCGCGCTTGGGGTGAGCGCGCAGGCCCTGAACTATCTGAATTTTCTGATCGCCGATCCGATCCATGCGGTGGCGCTTTATCGCTCTGGCGTGCTGGTGCAGATCCCCCGACCCGAACGCTATGCCATCCACAAGCTGATCGTGGCTGACCGGCGTCGCGACGGACCCGATCAGCTGAAATCGCGAAAGGACCGGGCGCAGGCGGCGTTTTTGATCGGGGTGCTGGCCGAGGACCGCCCCGACGAGTTGGCCGAGGCCTATGAGGACGCGCTGTCTCGCGGCCCGAGATGGCGGGCGCGGATCGAAGCCACGCTCGACCGGATGCCGGAGGCTGCGGATCGGCTGGCGATGCTAGGATGA
- a CDS encoding UTRA domain-containing protein has product MTRFAAIRDEMLRRINDGDWPVGHELPTEPQLAQEFGVARGTIRRAMDALSDQGLILRRKRAGTRVAARQGHASRMTIPIVRLGIEARGDRYSYRLLARDMRPASADFGGPAGVLHIDCLHLANAQPFQIEQRRISLDALPESIDVDFTRESPNEWLVRHIPATDVETTLRADGAQDEVAQHLQLPEGAPVFVLERRTFLNGKALTMVRMSHPAALYSITTHG; this is encoded by the coding sequence ATGACGAGATTTGCTGCAATACGCGACGAAATGTTGCGCCGGATCAACGATGGCGACTGGCCGGTCGGGCATGAGCTGCCGACCGAGCCTCAGCTGGCGCAGGAATTCGGCGTGGCGCGCGGCACGATCCGGCGCGCGATGGATGCGCTGTCCGATCAGGGGCTGATCCTACGCCGCAAGCGCGCCGGCACGCGGGTCGCGGCGCGGCAGGGTCATGCGTCGCGGATGACCATTCCCATTGTCCGATTGGGCATCGAGGCGCGTGGCGATCGCTATTCCTACCGCCTGCTGGCACGCGATATGCGTCCCGCAAGCGCCGATTTCGGCGGGCCGGCCGGGGTGCTGCATATCGACTGCCTGCATCTGGCCAACGCGCAGCCGTTCCAGATCGAACAGCGCCGCATCAGCCTCGATGCCCTGCCGGAGAGCATCGACGTGGATTTCACCCGCGAGAGTCCGAATGAATGGCTGGTCAGGCATATTCCCGCGACGGATGTCGAAACCACGCTGCGGGCCGACGGGGCGCAGGACGAGGTGGCACAGCATCTTCAACTGCCCGAGGGCGCGCCGGTCTTCGTGCTTGAGCGACGCACCTTCCTGAACGGCAAGGCGCTCACCATGGTGCGGATGTCACATCCCGCGGCGCTTTATTCGATCACCACCCATGGCTGA
- the hutI gene encoding imidazolonepropionase, protein MIRRVLENGRVASMQPGAEGYAPRPARLLIEGEVIADCLAPDEDLPDGFRDAPAEDLGGRLVTPALIDCHTHLVYGGSRAEEFEMRLNGASYEEVARAGGGIVSTVEATRAASEDVLLAGALRRADRLIAEGVTTIEIKSGYGLDRDTELRMLRVARRVARERAVDVVTSFLGAHAIPKGQDADRYIDEICIPALRDAAAEGLVDAVDGFCENIAFTPPQIARVFDAAAVLGLPVKLHAEQLSDLGGAVLVAERGGLSADHLEYLGAEGIAAMADAGTVAVMLPGAFYTLRETQLPPVEALRNAGVRMAVATDSNPGSAPMSSLLLAMNMSATLFRMTPEETLRGATANAAAALGLNDRGRIAKGLRADLAIWDAETPAELTYRIGDAPLYTRYYKGTPC, encoded by the coding sequence ATGATTCGTCGAGTGCTGGAAAATGGCCGCGTGGCCTCAATGCAGCCCGGGGCCGAGGGCTATGCGCCACGCCCGGCCCGGCTTCTGATCGAGGGAGAGGTGATCGCTGATTGTCTTGCGCCCGATGAGGATCTTCCCGATGGCTTCCGCGACGCTCCGGCCGAGGATCTTGGCGGGCGGCTGGTGACACCGGCGCTGATCGATTGCCACACCCATCTCGTTTATGGGGGCAGCCGCGCCGAGGAATTCGAGATGCGGCTGAACGGTGCCAGCTATGAGGAGGTGGCGCGGGCCGGGGGCGGAATAGTCTCAACGGTGGAGGCCACCCGCGCGGCGTCCGAAGATGTGCTGCTGGCAGGGGCGCTGCGCCGCGCCGACCGGCTGATTGCCGAAGGCGTTACCACAATTGAAATCAAGTCGGGCTACGGGCTGGACCGTGACACCGAGCTGCGAATGCTCCGCGTTGCCCGGCGCGTGGCACGGGAACGCGCGGTCGATGTGGTGACCAGCTTCCTCGGCGCTCATGCCATCCCGAAAGGGCAGGACGCGGATCGTTATATCGACGAGATCTGCATTCCGGCACTGCGTGACGCGGCCGCCGAAGGTCTGGTCGATGCGGTGGACGGGTTCTGCGAGAATATCGCGTTCACCCCGCCCCAGATCGCCCGTGTCTTCGACGCCGCCGCCGTGCTAGGCCTGCCGGTCAAGCTCCATGCCGAGCAACTCTCCGATCTTGGCGGCGCGGTGCTGGTGGCGGAACGTGGCGGGCTGTCGGCGGATCATCTGGAGTATCTCGGGGCGGAAGGCATTGCCGCCATGGCCGATGCCGGGACCGTCGCCGTCATGCTGCCCGGCGCGTTCTACACGCTGCGCGAGACGCAGCTGCCGCCGGTCGAAGCGCTTCGCAACGCGGGCGTCCGCATGGCGGTTGCAACCGATTCCAATCCGGGTTCTGCGCCGATGAGCTCGTTGCTGCTGGCGATGAATATGTCGGCGACGCTCTTCCGCATGACGCCCGAAGAAACGCTGCGCGGTGCCACCGCCAATGCGGCCGCCGCGCTTGGATTGAACGACCGGGGGCGCATCGCCAAGGGGCTGCGCGCCGATCTGGCCATCTGGGATGCAGAGACGCCGGCCGAGCTTACCTATCGCATCGGCGACGCGCCGCTTTACACGCGTTACTATAAAGGAACCCCATGCTGA